TTAGTCATATATTTCATAACTTCCCTTATCTGTATTGATCAATGGTTTGGATAGATGAGATACTTAATGGAGATACCAATGAGATAGAGGATCTCATTCCCTTACTCTTACCAATTAACGTCAATATTTTGTTTCATTCCTACCCTTTATATTATCATGACTTCGCACAATGGATGAATCTTGTTTGTTCGAGCACTAATCACATGCTCACTTGATATACCTTAGCTGTACTAATGGGTTTTGTAGGGTTTCTATGAAtgggaaaaaaatcacaaagcaTCGATAATCACACAAAAAATGTCGAATGAGTATGTATCCAAACATTTCAATGTAAAGATGCATCGAAATTATATCTCATATCATTTGTCTTACAGATATATTGTCTTAATACACTTATATGGATTATCTGCCCCCCAACTTAAAATTTTGGGTTAAAGCATGAAATACTGCGATATAGAATTTTAATTCATGGATAAAAACCTCCATAAAAGTTGTGGAAAGCcttccaaatttaaaaaataagacggTTGACTACGGATATCTAGAAAACAAAGTGTGAACATGCTATATAGATGGGCCAGTGGTTGGAAGTTGCAATAACTTCATGACACTTTACATCACCCCAATAAGAATGCAAGAAGAAAGGCACACTGCATGGTGAAGTGTAGGGCACGTACTTTAGACAAActtctttcttgtcttttgtTTGATGTTGAATGCTTTCTCGTGAAGTACAACGTCTTAAATTTGTGATAGTCAAAAATGGAACTCCCATTGCACACTCTGTGATCACACTTGCCCCTTTTTCTCTGCAGTAATTGCATCATCGAGATAATACGTGATATGTTGACTTAACGGAACTGAATCAAGCATTCTTATTCATTTGGTCAGAAGTTCTTGAGCATATCCTCGTTGCCGTCAATTAATGACCATATAAGTGGGCAAGAACTGCAGGCATAATTGAAGCCTCACATTGCGAGAAGACGATCGAATTATGTAGTTCCTTGAGTGTGCAGCAGCTAAAAAGCCGTAAAACTAtataacaaataataataaaaaaagtctgGTCTTCTTTCATTAGCTGGAGCTCCGGATTTTGCGGCAATCATTGTGAGATCTGTAGTGATTTTTTCATGTTCTTGTATCATCGAATGATGTGCAGGGTCAACGATTTGCGGCGGTCTTGAAGGTGAGGACCTGAACTTTTGCAGCGTGTAGGGTCCAACACGAACCGTCTCTCCCAGCTGGATTCAGTAGATATTAGTGCTTTTGCTTCCTTTTATTGCCCCCAGCTGCATCTTTATTCTTTACAGACCATGCCAATGAAAACAGCACAATTCCAACGTACGTTAGGTGCTGGAGAAAAAAACCACCTCGTCAGGTGGGGAGTGTTTGGCGTCTTGCCTCATTGACAGAAGCAATCAAAGACCGGTCAAGCTACGGTTCAGAAGAAAGTTTCAAGAGTTTCGCGAAACAAAGTTGTCCGCTTGTATATGTATAGATGAACCGTCTGTTGTTGCGCAAATCCGGCAGGTCCCCAACTTGTTAATGGACGCAGAGAGCCTTGGACCTGCACAACACTGAGAAAGGGAAGTATTTGGGCGTGGCCTATAAGAGATTCTCGGATGCTTAAATCAGTTTATATTCTAAGGAGAGTATACGGAGCGTACGGAGCAAGTCCAATGGGCTCCACATCTATTTCTGCCGAACTCTCTAGTGCATTGATCCAGTACTTCATCTCTGTAACTCGAAATTACTAAGCCTCCTCACTGCTACATGAGAATGAAATTCAGGGGAAAAACGTACTCATTCACCCGAATGGATCGAGATCCCTCCAgagaatttgattaaattttacCCCGACACCGTGACACCCACATGATCTCAATCCATCAAACCACCCGGCTGACATTGAcatataatattaaaaagagaCCATTCGTAATCCTAAAGTGGTAAACGCAGGCAGTTGAAGCTTGCGCGTTTTGTCCCTTTCAAATGGCCTCAGCTTCCTGAAACCTGTGAAGGGTTTTTGAAGGATACCATTAAAATATGTAAAGAAATTGGGAAaagtaaggaagaagaagaagattatgtCAGAGTTCTAGATGATAGACATGGTTCACTAAATTCAAATGAAGTTGACAAGCAATCCACAAGCAGCGTTCTCCATGACAGTTTCATTgaatttctagaatttcctCACCAGAGGCTTCGTTAGGCAATCGTTTTACACCaaacatttattttctttatcagaAAAGgtcttttttttggaaaaagtcaGAACCCATGTAAAGATAGCGAAATAGGTAGAAACTCATGTCAGTTGTAAACATCGGTTCGCAATGTCAATCGGTCATAAATCCTTATCAAGAACATCATCTTCCCAACTATCCCAACGACTATGATGAAGATATCTCTCATGGGAGGAAACTAGTCTTTGCTTCTAGAGAAGTAAACCAAATTAAACATTTGCATGCAATACATGAGACAAAGCTTCTTAAATGTACATTCCAGAGAGATGGGCTTCACAATAACTGAGGAAAGCTAGTTTTCCAAGCCTAACCTACAAGTTGCACAGATAAAAATGGGTCATATGGATGCTACTTGAGATACCCATGGGCCACAAAGCCCTCGATCCCAGGTGAGAAAGTCTTAATACAGAGATATGTGCAGAGGAAGAGTTGATTGACACTAAATTATATGACGGCAAAACAGTCGACCAGAAGAACTGCAGATGCCATCGGCTGTTAAATGCATCTAATGAAAAGATACTGACATAAATCTACAAGATTTTCTTCCAGAGCTTCCTGGAAGACGTTTTTCAGTTTTGAAGCAGATTTCTTTTTGACCTGAGACATTCCTTGTCCTTCATTCCAGCTTCAGGAACTCTTCTTATGCAACTATACAAACAGTGTCAGAAAATCTAAACGACAAATTGACTAATCAAAATCTCCTCTAATCTGTTAAGAAGGAATCCTAGGTGATGACTACCCCCaaaaatacaccaaaaatgcataaagaaggaagaagaaacctGAAACAGTCAGGAATGAACTCCAACACCGAAACTAAATGCTGCAGAGCCGAAGATAAATCAGATGTCTTTACAACTCTCAGGTGCCAAAGGCTGGTCTATTACTGAACTTCATTCCTTTGATCGGCTGCACCCTTTGCAAGCGCCAATTCAGAAACTAGGGCAATATGATCACTACCCCACttctgaaaaaaagaaggagaacgACCAAAAGGTCTTCGTCATCACAAAACAAAATTCTACACTCGGCAAAAGACTTATGCACCTTTATCACATTAATCCTTAGTTCTTTTACTGATTAGTAACAAGGTACTAGCTTTGCAATAGCATCTAAAGACAATCTAGAATGCTGAGGAATTTCAAAATGGTAGTCCAATCCACGATAGGTAGCATGCATTACTAATCAgttcagccaaaaaaaaaggttatgaaataaaatttttaagcTGGAAAACAGAAATCATGAGTAATTTATCTATAAATGATCCTCTGTTCTCTTTGTAACTTCCTAGGTGTTGCAGATTCAAGCCATATACCTTGGTTGGGAACCCTGTTGTCCATTGCATAGCCTGTTTGGGTATAGGAGCAAGCACCCTTGTTGTCTGCAGACCTTCGGAATGCCTGGATACAAGATTATAATCATTAAGTTTTCCAACAATATCCACCATCAGAAAGCACGTGAAACATCAAGAAACTAAGAATGTCTATGTATTCTATAGAACCATTTGAAATTTACTTAAAGCAGGACAAAGAGATGCAACCTCATCAGCATGAGGAAAATAATGCCTTCCTCTTCATTAGTTCCTCTAGTTATCAAAGGTCTCAAGTAGGAATTACTATGATCTGAGGACTTACCATATGTAGTCAACTGTACCCAAGAAGCATCGATTGTAACTGGTGACAATGGGTTCCCCATTTGTGTCTCTAGTCCCAGAAGAATCCTGCATAGATGCATGCAATGATATCTAGGTCTGGACTCCTTTTTATGCAGTCTATTATTCAAGAATActaaaataaacaaatcaagaaaGAATCTTGAGAATGTATAATCTACCTCTACTTCTGCATATGTGCTCTTAAGTTTGAGGGGATGCTCCAAAAAAAGACAATCTGCACTGCCAGTAGCTGTAGCTATCTCCATTGGTGTCCACAATGAAGGATCATAAGTAGAGATCTCCCCTTCAACAGGCTCAAAATCCAAACCAGATGAAAATTCCTTGACAATTCGACTACCAGGAGAGGAATCTGCACCTTCTACGTTGTGTAATGCAGATAAGAATGTGGCATCATCCTCATAAGAACATCCAACTTCCGTGCTAGATTCTTCTGGCTCATATAGAGATAAATTCTTCAGTTCCTCATCTATTATGTCATCCACGGTATCCCCAAGTAACTCACCATGTGAGGTTGAAGGATTATCTTGTTTGTCATTGACTGATGGAGATATTACATGCCCTGCAACTTCTGATGAAGCGGTTTCTGCATCATCAGAAGTAGACTTTTGGCTTGACAACACAAACGAAGTGATCTTTGCATCATTTGAATCTAGAGATTCAACATCTATAGCAACCCTAGTACAGTCTTCGCCTGTAAAGGAAGATGTTGGTAGAACATCTGTGCAATCTTTTGCTTGCAAATTATCTAGATCAGATAGCTCAGTGACACATGAAGAAGCCATCTGAAAATTACATTTATCTTCGCCTGACTTGACATCATTGAGAGGAAACACAGTTCCCCCAACCAAAGTATTTGAGTTTGGTTCTTTGTCCAAATAAGTATCAGAAGGTAATCCATTTTCATTTGCAGCATCATCTGCTGGATTCTGTTCAGAGTCTTTTCCCAGTTCATAATTTAGTTTGCTGTCATCACTTGCACTCTGCCTGTTTGTGCAAGAACTAGCAGGGGATGCTGGATCACTGTCCATACACCTATGCTGAGATGGGTCAGACACGTTAAGAGAATTTTCCTTATTGTTATCTTGGTTCCTCTGCTTCTGCTCATCCAAGGTAGAATCTTTTAGCTTATTGTAGTTCACCCGGAACTGAGGTTGACCACTGCAAATTTTCGTAAAGAAGAAACCATATTGAAATCAGAACCCTTGgcaaatccaaattttcctctTACAGCTTTAAATTCTGATCCAAACCTTACCGAGTGTTTTGACTATCTGGTATTGTTGGACGAATTTCTGCAGAGGCTTGACCAGATACTTTATCTCTATCTAGTCCAGACAAACTTAACTGTCAaatcaaatgaagcacaaatGAGTTAAGAGGCACACAGCACTACCACCCACACACCTACCTCATTTCCGAGATAATTGAAAAGGTAATCTAACAAGTGAAACTTACCTTCTGTTCAGATATGAAGTTGTATAGAGGACTCTGGT
This genomic stretch from Eucalyptus grandis isolate ANBG69807.140 chromosome 3, ASM1654582v1, whole genome shotgun sequence harbors:
- the LOC104445438 gene encoding LOW QUALITY PROTEIN: carbon catabolite repressor protein 4 homolog 6 (The sequence of the model RefSeq protein was modified relative to this genomic sequence to represent the inferred CDS: deleted 1 base in 1 codon) — protein: MQKESHLLTVIGAIFAEQFVILSYNILADYLAINHRSKLYYHIPRHMLDWQWRKRSILFELGLWSADIMCFQEVDKFHDLEEELKPRGYCGIWKMRTGNPVDGCAIFWRASRFKLLQEECIEFNKLGLRDNVAQICVLELLSENGTGNTAHQSASSAGSRKIVVCNIHVLYNPKRGEIKLGQIRVLLDRAYAVSRAWADAPVVLCGDFNCTPKSPLYNFISEQKLSLSGLDRDKVSGQASAEIRPTIPDSQNTRGQPQFRVNYNKLKDSTLDEQKQRNQDNNKENSLNVSDPSQHRCMDSDPASPASSCTNRQSASDDSKLNYELGKDSEQNPADDAANENGLPSDTYLDKEPNSNTLVGGTVFPLNDVKSGEDKCNFQMASSCVTELSDLDNLQAKDCTDVLPTSSFTGEDCTRVAIDVESLDSNDAKITSFVLSSQKSTSDDAETASSEVAGHVISPSVNDKQDNPSTSHGELLGDTVDDIIDEELKNLSLYEPEESSTEVGCSYEDDATFLSALHNVEGADSSPGSRIVKEFSSGLDFEPVEGEISTYDPSLWTPMEIATATGSADCLFLEHPLKLKSTYAEVEDSSGTRDTNGEPIVTSYNRCFLGTVDYIWHSEGLQTTRVLAPIPKQAMQWTTGFPTKKWGSDHIALVSELALAKGAADQRNEVQ